The Oncorhynchus tshawytscha isolate Ot180627B linkage group LG30, Otsh_v2.0, whole genome shotgun sequence genome includes a region encoding these proteins:
- the LOC112228894 gene encoding coiled-coil domain-containing protein 82 encodes MESLYKRKVFATLRKNKAEASKKRAQIGLPSSILDDSDEESCASTTSISASESDYQNSDSGSESTPASGEQSPASDGSSSSEGRSRPRRKRVLADSSSDSDSDVGTKPKRKVVPKKRVKQQSHDSDSEDESAAEKDKKVAEAKQTAAKRKQRQSKLLALSKKMKSRVPKRRGTLEDSSDEDKGKVAEDVSGDNDEEEDTPELLLGSSEEEAADHSDSLKDFIVEDKTGDKNEEVSDEIAVSLPRQFITGSQLNHFQVVLKALMINVLDETFLKSLYGGDRTKRYAQEMKASLFHFDERTILPRLENLKQRSRWTDRYKERVECYPKVRLLKLGLHRSVCEACKLQRPCSFSVRLSGQLYNLNSLEEDQFMPDDTQAFSVGSVCASRTEVYHALKHFKYHLFQHCRTVMEEEEKNGEEPVKETVKRVFTKLEERGWISEQYEKFQDHLNDADYFQEEKLD; translated from the exons ATGGAAAGCCTGTACAAGCGTAAAGTGTTCGCAACGTTGCGAAAAAATAAAGCTGAAGCGTCGAAGAAAAGGGCTCAAATCGGTTTGCCGTCGTCTATCCTTGATGACAGTGACGAGGAGTCCTGCGCGAGCACGACCAGCATCAGCGCTTCAGAGAGTGACTATCAGAATTCGGACAGTGGGAGCGAAAGTACACCTGCCAGTGGGGAACAGAGCCCTGCAAGCGATGGTAGCAGCTCCAGCGAAGGTAGGTCCCGTCCTCGTCGGAAGCGCGTCCTCGCAGACAGCTCCAGCGACTCTGACAGCGACGTAGGAACCAAGCCTAAAAGGAAAGTCGTTCCCAAAAAACGCGTAAAACAACAAAGCCACGATTCCGATTCGGAGGACGAGAGTGCTGCAGAAAAGGACAAAAAAGTTGCCGAAGCTAAACAGACCGCAGCTAAACGAAAGCAACGCCAGTCTAAACTCCTGGCATTATCCAAGAAGATGAAGTCCCGCGTTCCTAAACGCAGGGGCACGTTGGAG GATTCAAGTGATGAAGACAAGGGTAAAGTAGCTGAAGATGTTAGTGGCGATAATGATGAAGAAGAGGATACCCCCGAACTATTGCTGGGCAGCAGTGAAGAAGAGGCAGCGGATCACAGCGACAGTCTGAAGGACTTCATAGTTGAGGATAAGACAGGGGACAAGAATGAGGAGGTGTCAGATGAAATAGCTGTTTCTCTTCCACGCCAGT TCATCACCGGGTCTCAGCTCAATCACTTTCAAGTGGTCCTCAAAGCCCTTATGATCAACGTCCTGGATGAAACCTTTCTCAAGTCTCTTTATG GCGGTGATCGGACAAAGCGATATGCTCAGGAGATGAAGGCGTCACTGTTCCACTTTGATGAGCGGACAATCCTCCCTCGCCTGGAGAACCTGAAACAGCGGAGCCGCTGGACCGACCGGTACAAG GAGCGTGTGGAGTGTTACCCCAAGGTCCGGCTTTTGAAGTTAGGATTGCATCGGAGTGTTTGTGAGGCATGCAAGCTCCAGAGACCATGCAGTTTCAGTGTGCGTCTCTCAGGGCAACTGTACAACCTCAACAGCCTCGAAGAGGACCAATTCATGCCCGATGACACTCAG GCTTTCAGTGTGGGCTCCGTTTGTGCCAGCCGAACAGAGGTGTATCATGCTCTGAAACACTTCAAGTACCACTTGTTTCAACACTGCCGGacagtgatggaggaggaggagaagaatggagaggAGCCAGTGAAGGAAACAGTGAAAAGGGTTTTCACCAAACTGGAGGAGAGGGGCTGGATCTCAGAG CAATATGAGAAGTTCCAGGACCATCTCAATGATGCAGATTACTTCCAGGAGGAGAAGCTAGACTGA